One region of Parerythrobacter jejuensis genomic DNA includes:
- the lepB gene encoding signal peptidase I, protein MNEKTETLANTDAQEDAPAKDSWGGFLTLILCVVLLSLAFRSFAFSMFNIPSESMLPRLMNGDYLVASKWNYGYTSKSLPFDLPLIPGRWFAAEPERGDVVIFKHPVDGTDYVKRVIGLPGDLVEMQGGQVVLNGNPVPKAAIDDIVIPVSANTRCAWGAQQEALSDGRLQCRYSAFRETLPGGKSYRVLDFGLSPKDNWGPAIVPDGTMFLLGDNRDNSQDSRFTPEPAGGVGFVPQSLLVGKAQRIVWSTDGGAEWLKPWTWFSAARSERMWDAI, encoded by the coding sequence ATGAATGAAAAGACCGAAACTCTGGCGAATACGGATGCGCAGGAGGATGCGCCCGCAAAAGACAGCTGGGGCGGCTTCCTGACATTGATCCTGTGCGTTGTCCTGTTGTCACTCGCCTTTCGCAGTTTCGCCTTTTCCATGTTCAACATTCCAAGCGAGAGCATGCTGCCGCGATTGATGAACGGGGATTACCTCGTCGCGAGCAAATGGAACTATGGTTATACCAGCAAGTCCCTCCCGTTCGATTTGCCTCTGATTCCAGGCCGGTGGTTCGCAGCCGAGCCAGAGCGCGGCGATGTGGTGATTTTCAAGCATCCGGTCGATGGCACGGACTATGTCAAACGGGTGATCGGCCTGCCGGGTGATCTGGTGGAAATGCAGGGCGGTCAGGTCGTCCTCAATGGGAACCCGGTCCCGAAAGCAGCCATCGACGATATCGTGATCCCGGTTTCAGCCAACACGCGCTGCGCCTGGGGCGCACAGCAAGAAGCGCTTTCCGATGGCCGGCTGCAATGCCGCTATTCCGCGTTCCGTGAGACGTTGCCGGGCGGCAAGAGCTACCGCGTGCTCGATTTCGGCTTGTCTCCGAAAGACAATTGGGGGCCAGCCATTGTTCCCGACGGTACGATGTTCCTGCTGGGCGACAACCGTGACAATTCGCAGGACAGCCGCTTTACGCCCGAGCCGGCAGGCGGAGTCGGGTTTGTTCCGCAATCCCTCTTGGTGGGCAAGGCGCAACGTATTGTCTGGTCGACCGACGGCGGGGCCGAATGGCTCAAACCATGGACATGGTTTTCTGCCGCCCGATCTGAGCGTATGTGGGATGCCATATGA
- a CDS encoding DNA helicase, protein MMKLSAPIYQLKRHAKLMAREANLPLHQAQDRIARREGFVSWSQLAAAAAKALPGGLLGKMEAGDLVILAARPGHGKTLCALNLLVEATREDRRAVLFTLDLTQEQALDRLEEMGDEKLATSVELETSDDIDADFIIAAMASAPRNSVAVIDYLQLLDEQRSKPAINDQLGKLRAFACERGIILIFISQIDRSFEEGSEQMPRIADVRSPNALPTEVFSKGLFLHEGKAFLETLN, encoded by the coding sequence ATGATGAAACTATCTGCACCGATTTATCAGTTGAAGCGCCACGCCAAATTGATGGCGCGCGAAGCCAACCTTCCACTCCATCAGGCGCAAGACCGGATCGCGAGACGTGAGGGTTTTGTTTCATGGAGTCAGCTTGCTGCGGCAGCTGCCAAGGCGCTGCCCGGAGGGCTTCTTGGGAAGATGGAAGCTGGCGACCTTGTGATACTCGCTGCCCGGCCAGGGCACGGAAAGACACTCTGCGCGCTCAATCTGCTTGTGGAAGCGACACGGGAGGATCGGCGGGCCGTTCTTTTCACACTCGACCTGACACAGGAGCAGGCACTCGATCGACTTGAGGAGATGGGCGACGAGAAACTTGCCACTTCAGTGGAGCTCGAGACTTCCGACGATATCGATGCTGATTTCATTATCGCCGCCATGGCTAGTGCGCCAAGGAACTCCGTGGCGGTCATCGATTACCTGCAATTGTTGGACGAACAGAGGAGCAAGCCCGCCATTAACGACCAGCTTGGGAAGCTTCGGGCATTTGCATGTGAGCGCGGCATAATCCTCATTTTCATTTCCCAGATAGACCGTTCGTTTGAAGAGGGTAGCGAGCAAATGCCAAGAATCGCGGACGTTCGATCGCCTAATGCACTTCCGACGGAAGTCTTCTCAAAAGGGCTGTTCCTGCATGAAGGGAAAGCGTTTCTTGAGACGCTGAATTAG
- the pgi gene encoding glucose-6-phosphate isomerase has product MAKAAGDAIGAAWDRIRGVKLHALADLFAADDARVAKLSGRIDWGEDLTAGGILFDWTKTHLDDELLGGFEELASAVDFSAARAKLLSGAKINATEGRAAEHTAPRGTGAEASVEEAQALLARMKMLVDAIHDGALGEVKHLIHIGIGGSALGPDLAVDALTRDLAKVDVHVVSNIDGVALEQAFALCDPQTTMLAVASKTFTTIETMTNAASALKWLGDNGVDDPSGRVVALTASPEKAVEWGVDETRVLPFMESVGGRYSLWSSIGFPVALGAGWDEFEAMLAGAQMVDQHFASTEGRANLPLRAAFADQYYTRVRGCQTRAVFAYDERLALFPSYLQQLEMESNGKRVTAAGEPVDGPTAPVTWGGVGTDAQHAVFQLLHQGTHLIPVDFIASIAPGDMLDPAHHRILLTNCFAQGAALMAGGNMASDGKDPARAFPGNRPSATMLCDDLDAATLGALIAFHEHRTFANAVLMGINPFDQFGVELGKKMANDIERGDAEFDASTRALLGAAGLA; this is encoded by the coding sequence ATGGCAAAGGCAGCAGGGGATGCGATCGGTGCGGCATGGGATCGGATCAGGGGCGTAAAGTTGCATGCGCTGGCGGACCTTTTCGCCGCCGATGATGCCCGCGTGGCCAAACTGAGTGGCCGGATCGACTGGGGCGAGGATCTGACCGCTGGCGGCATTCTGTTTGATTGGACCAAAACGCACCTCGACGACGAGCTTCTCGGCGGATTCGAAGAGCTTGCCAGCGCAGTCGACTTTTCTGCAGCGCGCGCGAAGCTTCTCTCCGGCGCGAAAATCAATGCCACCGAAGGCCGCGCCGCTGAGCATACTGCGCCGCGTGGAACCGGAGCAGAGGCGTCTGTCGAGGAAGCCCAAGCACTGCTCGCCCGGATGAAAATGCTGGTCGATGCCATCCATGATGGCGCATTGGGCGAAGTGAAGCATCTGATCCATATCGGGATCGGCGGCAGTGCTTTGGGCCCCGATCTGGCGGTAGACGCATTGACCCGCGATCTGGCCAAGGTCGATGTGCATGTTGTGTCCAACATCGATGGGGTTGCTTTGGAACAAGCCTTTGCCCTTTGCGATCCGCAAACGACCATGCTGGCAGTCGCTTCAAAGACGTTCACCACGATCGAGACTATGACCAATGCGGCCAGCGCGCTCAAATGGCTGGGCGATAATGGAGTGGATGATCCCTCGGGCCGGGTGGTGGCTCTGACCGCAAGTCCTGAAAAGGCAGTCGAATGGGGCGTCGATGAAACGCGCGTCCTGCCGTTTATGGAAAGCGTCGGTGGGCGTTATTCGTTGTGGTCGAGCATCGGCTTTCCGGTTGCGCTAGGTGCGGGCTGGGACGAGTTCGAGGCGATGCTTGCAGGGGCGCAGATGGTCGACCAGCATTTTGCGAGCACCGAGGGCAGGGCCAACCTGCCGTTACGCGCCGCCTTCGCCGATCAATACTATACCCGTGTTCGCGGCTGCCAGACCCGTGCCGTGTTTGCCTATGACGAACGCCTCGCGCTGTTTCCCAGCTACCTCCAGCAGTTGGAGATGGAGAGCAATGGCAAGCGCGTAACCGCAGCCGGAGAGCCTGTCGATGGCCCGACGGCGCCGGTGACATGGGGCGGTGTGGGTACCGATGCGCAGCACGCCGTGTTCCAGTTACTGCACCAGGGTACCCATTTGATCCCTGTTGATTTCATCGCCAGCATTGCGCCGGGCGACATGCTCGACCCCGCGCATCACCGTATCCTTCTGACCAATTGCTTCGCCCAAGGGGCGGCATTGATGGCGGGGGGCAATATGGCGAGCGATGGCAAAGACCCCGCGCGGGCTTTCCCCGGCAACCGCCCCAGCGCCACGATGTTATGCGACGATCTGGACGCCGCAACGCTGGGCGCGCTTATCGCGTTTCACGAACACCGGACCTTTGCCAATGCTGTGCTGATGGGCATCAACCCGTTTGACCAATTCGGCGTCGAGCTGGGCAAGAAAATGGCGAATGACATCGAGCGAGGCGACGCTGAGTTCGATGCGAGTACGCGGGCTTTGTTGGGGGCGGCCGGACTCGCTTGA
- a CDS encoding DUF2971 domain-containing protein, with product MADRRLANFVRRYTTLSSALETLKQDKLVLLSPSKWDDSNDTFLMDLYRSQVEARSVLAMCCTMARETYHHWRVFTDGIEGICIEFKRAPLEDAISGLASVRAGPVEYLKVKELRELGPDQTHRLPFIKRDGYAAEIEWRIVAECDEVHEFKDIAIQKEWINSITFNPWMPPSLVSNLRDIIRTIAPDANFSLRASSLTNSKQWKDAGRGLVAKPV from the coding sequence GTGGCTGACCGACGACTGGCCAATTTCGTTCGTCGGTACACCACGCTTTCGAGCGCATTGGAAACCCTCAAGCAAGACAAGCTCGTCCTCCTCAGTCCTTCCAAATGGGACGATTCCAACGACACTTTCCTGATGGACCTTTATCGTTCGCAAGTGGAAGCCAGGTCGGTCCTGGCGATGTGCTGTACGATGGCTCGCGAAACCTATCACCATTGGCGCGTATTCACCGATGGCATTGAAGGCATTTGCATCGAGTTCAAGCGGGCCCCGTTAGAAGATGCAATCAGCGGACTCGCATCTGTTCGCGCCGGGCCGGTGGAATACCTGAAGGTCAAGGAACTGCGCGAACTCGGACCCGATCAGACCCACCGCCTCCCCTTTATCAAACGGGATGGCTATGCAGCCGAAATCGAGTGGCGCATCGTGGCCGAGTGTGACGAGGTCCATGAATTCAAGGACATTGCGATCCAGAAGGAATGGATCAACAGCATCACATTCAACCCGTGGATGCCGCCCAGCCTCGTTTCCAATCTGCGTGACATCATTCGGACGATCGCGCCTGACGCCAATTTCTCGCTCCGCGCGAGTAGCCTGACCAACAGCAAGCAATGGAAAGACGCCGGACGCGGGCTGGTCGCAAAGCCCGTCTAA
- the era gene encoding GTPase Era, which produces MNTDTPPDNATRSDTKCGVVAVLGAPNAGKSTLVNQLVGQKVAITSAKAQTTRARMLGIALHESEGVNTQMILVDTPGIFAPRRRLDRAMVSAAWEGAEAADAVLLMVDPIKQRRHELEPLLETLAERPERKILVINKVDKAVKEPMLALAQDLGAKVNFDEIYFVSALTGDGVPELKDALAALMPEGPWHYPEDQVSDASERLLATEITREQLYQQLHEELPYDSAVRPEKYEQRKDGSVEIRQQIVIARDSQKPIVLGKGGQRIKAIGEAARKELSEVLGQKVHLFLHVKVDERWADDKEVFEEIGLEWGK; this is translated from the coding sequence TTGAACACTGACACCCCGCCAGACAATGCCACCCGGTCCGACACGAAATGCGGCGTCGTCGCCGTGCTGGGCGCACCCAACGCGGGCAAGAGCACGCTGGTAAACCAGCTGGTCGGCCAGAAAGTGGCCATCACCAGCGCCAAGGCGCAGACTACCCGCGCCCGGATGCTGGGCATTGCCCTGCACGAGAGCGAAGGCGTGAACACGCAGATGATCCTGGTCGATACGCCCGGCATCTTCGCACCGCGTCGCAGGCTGGACCGCGCCATGGTCAGTGCGGCCTGGGAAGGCGCCGAGGCGGCCGATGCCGTGTTGCTGATGGTCGATCCAATCAAACAGCGCCGGCACGAGCTGGAGCCGTTGCTGGAAACTCTCGCCGAACGGCCCGAGCGCAAGATCCTGGTGATCAACAAGGTCGACAAGGCGGTGAAGGAACCCATGCTGGCTCTAGCGCAAGATCTGGGCGCAAAAGTGAACTTTGACGAGATCTACTTTGTCTCCGCACTGACTGGCGATGGTGTCCCGGAATTGAAGGATGCGCTCGCCGCGCTAATGCCGGAAGGCCCCTGGCACTATCCCGAAGATCAGGTGAGCGATGCTAGCGAGCGCCTGCTGGCGACCGAGATCACCCGCGAACAACTCTACCAGCAGCTGCACGAAGAGCTGCCCTATGACAGCGCCGTGCGGCCCGAGAAATACGAGCAGCGCAAGGATGGCAGCGTCGAAATCCGCCAGCAAATCGTGATCGCCCGCGACAGCCAGAAGCCGATTGTCCTGGGCAAAGGCGGTCAACGCATCAAGGCGATCGGCGAGGCAGCGCGCAAGGAATTGTCAGAAGTGCTGGGCCAGAAGGTCCACCTCTTCCTCCACGTCAAAGTCGACGAACGCTGGGCCGACGACAAGGAAGTGTTCGAGGAAATCGGGCTGGAATGGGGGAAATAG
- the topA gene encoding type I DNA topoisomerase, with amino-acid sequence MQLVIVESPAKAKTIEKYLGKDFKVLASYGHVRDLPRKDDAVRPDDDFAMSWEVYQDKRTRDNVKAIADAAKKSDRLVLATDPDREGEAISWHVLELLKKRKALPDNVDRVTFNAITKTAVTEAMGKPRDIDMDLVDAYLGRRALDRLFGFTLSPVLWRKLPGAKSAGRVQSVALRIIVDREREIEAFKADEYWSITAKLEQDGTGFDARLVKYDGKKLDKLTLGNEGSALAAETAVENGRFTVEEIETKPLKRNPSPPFTTSTLQQEAARKLGYSASHTMRLAQSLYEAGAITYMRTDGVQMDGSAISACRKAISERYDGHYLPEKPRFYSSKAKNAQEAHEAIRPTNFSRDAAGSGDEAKLYSLIYKRAMASQMAGASLERTTITLRDGTGQHELRATGQVVKFPGFFAVYQEGQDDKDDDEEGLLPVVNKGDVPAKKDVEANQHFTQPPPRFSEASLVKRLEELGIGRPSTYASTIQTIRDRDYVRVEKNRFFAEESGRLLTSFLERFFPNYVAYDYTAGLEDELDVVSDGREAYKDLLAKFWKDFKPKADEVMEKLPSEVTEVLDEYLSDYLFPEREDGKPARFCPLCDKEGRENGRLSLRGGKFGAFIACANYPECKFTRRFAQPGADGEDAAEDAVLGNHPETGLPIERKTGRFGPYIQTGEGKDIKRASIPKDLDDFDLEWAIKLLDLPRIVGEHPETGKEIEAGLWRYGPAVRCDGKYGKLQNTREIFEIGMNRAVDLIAQAANRKGGGRTKAEPIKTFKEHPTSGGEMKVLPGRYGPYVTDGTTNATIPKDVKPEDVTEEQAIALIDARVAKGPVKKKAKKKAPAKKKAPAKKKAPAKKKAAKA; translated from the coding sequence ATGCAACTTGTGATTGTTGAGTCGCCAGCAAAGGCGAAGACCATCGAGAAATATCTGGGCAAGGACTTCAAGGTTCTTGCTAGCTACGGCCATGTCCGAGATTTGCCGCGCAAGGATGACGCGGTTCGCCCCGACGATGATTTCGCCATGAGTTGGGAAGTTTATCAGGACAAGCGGACCCGCGACAACGTGAAGGCAATTGCCGATGCGGCGAAGAAATCAGACCGCCTCGTCCTCGCGACTGACCCTGACAGGGAAGGCGAAGCCATCTCGTGGCACGTGCTGGAGCTGCTCAAAAAGCGCAAAGCCTTGCCCGACAATGTCGACCGGGTGACCTTTAATGCGATCACCAAGACTGCCGTGACCGAGGCGATGGGCAAGCCCCGCGATATCGATATGGATCTGGTCGATGCCTATCTCGGGCGACGTGCGCTGGACCGCTTGTTCGGCTTCACGCTCAGCCCCGTGCTGTGGCGCAAACTGCCTGGGGCGAAGAGTGCGGGGCGGGTCCAGTCGGTGGCCCTTCGCATCATTGTCGATCGCGAACGCGAGATCGAAGCGTTCAAGGCAGATGAATACTGGTCCATCACCGCCAAGCTGGAGCAGGATGGCACCGGCTTCGATGCGCGGCTGGTAAAGTATGACGGTAAGAAGCTCGACAAGCTGACCCTGGGCAACGAGGGCTCCGCACTCGCGGCCGAAACTGCTGTCGAGAACGGACGTTTCACGGTCGAGGAGATCGAGACCAAGCCGCTCAAGCGCAACCCGTCCCCTCCGTTCACTACTTCGACCCTTCAGCAAGAGGCTGCACGCAAGCTGGGCTATTCCGCCAGTCACACCATGCGACTGGCGCAATCGCTCTACGAAGCAGGTGCGATCACCTATATGCGTACCGATGGTGTGCAGATGGATGGCAGCGCTATCTCTGCCTGCCGCAAGGCGATCAGCGAACGCTATGACGGGCACTATCTGCCCGAGAAACCACGCTTTTACAGTTCGAAAGCGAAGAATGCTCAGGAGGCGCACGAAGCGATCCGGCCGACCAATTTCAGCCGCGATGCTGCTGGTTCGGGTGACGAGGCGAAACTTTACTCGCTTATCTACAAGCGCGCGATGGCCAGCCAGATGGCGGGGGCCAGCCTGGAGCGAACGACCATAACCCTGCGCGACGGCACCGGTCAGCATGAATTGCGTGCCACCGGCCAGGTGGTCAAATTCCCCGGCTTCTTCGCAGTCTACCAAGAAGGTCAGGACGACAAGGATGATGACGAAGAGGGCTTGCTGCCTGTCGTCAATAAAGGTGATGTGCCGGCCAAGAAGGATGTCGAGGCCAACCAGCACTTCACCCAGCCACCGCCGCGGTTCAGCGAAGCGTCACTGGTCAAACGGCTGGAAGAGCTCGGCATCGGGCGTCCGTCGACTTATGCATCGACGATCCAGACCATCCGCGATCGGGACTATGTCCGGGTCGAGAAAAACCGTTTCTTTGCAGAGGAATCGGGTCGTCTCCTGACATCCTTCCTGGAGCGGTTCTTCCCCAACTATGTAGCCTACGACTACACTGCGGGACTGGAAGACGAGCTCGACGTCGTGTCTGACGGGCGTGAAGCCTACAAGGATTTGCTCGCCAAGTTCTGGAAGGACTTCAAGCCCAAAGCCGACGAGGTGATGGAGAAGCTCCCGTCCGAAGTGACGGAGGTGCTCGACGAGTATCTGTCGGACTATCTCTTCCCCGAACGGGAGGATGGCAAACCGGCGCGTTTTTGCCCGCTATGCGACAAGGAAGGTCGCGAAAACGGGCGCCTCTCATTACGAGGCGGCAAGTTTGGCGCCTTCATCGCCTGCGCCAATTATCCCGAATGCAAATTCACCCGTCGCTTTGCCCAGCCGGGTGCTGATGGCGAAGATGCAGCCGAAGATGCGGTGCTTGGCAATCATCCCGAGACTGGCCTTCCGATCGAACGCAAGACAGGTCGCTTTGGGCCCTATATCCAGACCGGCGAGGGCAAGGATATCAAGCGCGCGAGCATTCCGAAAGATCTCGATGACTTCGATCTGGAGTGGGCGATCAAGCTGCTCGACCTGCCGCGCATTGTTGGCGAGCACCCCGAGACGGGCAAGGAAATCGAGGCCGGCTTGTGGCGCTACGGCCCGGCGGTTCGTTGCGACGGCAAGTATGGCAAGCTGCAGAATACGCGCGAGATTTTTGAAATCGGCATGAACCGCGCGGTCGATCTGATTGCGCAGGCGGCCAACCGGAAAGGCGGTGGCCGGACCAAGGCAGAGCCGATCAAGACGTTCAAGGAGCATCCCACCAGCGGAGGCGAAATGAAGGTCCTGCCGGGCCGCTATGGCCCCTATGTGACCGATGGCACGACCAACGCGACCATCCCCAAGGATGTGAAGCCGGAAGACGTGACCGAGGAGCAGGCCATTGCCCTGATCGACGCTCGCGTCGCAAAAGGGCCGGTGAAAAAGAAGGCAAAAAAGAAGGCGCCAGCCAAGAAAAAGGCTCCAGCCAAGAAGAAGGCACCCGCGAAAAAGAAGGCAGCGAAGGCGTAG
- the rnc gene encoding ribonuclease III, translated as MSTSHDTLAPETREWLIASGFAVDDEELWLEALTHGSTGAMRDYQRLEFLGDRVLGLAISDWLFRRNGGTEGALAQRLNALVSKSACARAARGLGVSEHVVLGKQAREDGAAKSTNILGDVMESLLGASYLENGFGATASLIHTLWDDQVEGQTGRSKHPKSALQEWAAGNQRMPPDYTLVDRSGPDHAARFTVQVSVHNVGSAEATAASKQEAETQAAKAFMEQYG; from the coding sequence ATGAGCACATCGCACGACACCTTAGCGCCTGAAACCAGGGAATGGCTGATCGCATCCGGCTTCGCCGTTGATGATGAGGAATTGTGGCTGGAGGCGCTGACCCATGGCAGCACCGGAGCAATGCGCGATTACCAACGGCTGGAATTCCTCGGCGACCGGGTTCTGGGCCTCGCCATCTCTGACTGGCTGTTCCGTCGCAATGGCGGCACCGAGGGTGCTCTCGCCCAGCGGCTCAATGCACTGGTCAGCAAGAGCGCCTGCGCCCGTGCTGCTCGCGGTTTGGGCGTCAGCGAACATGTCGTGCTGGGCAAGCAAGCCCGCGAAGATGGCGCAGCCAAGAGCACCAATATCCTCGGCGATGTGATGGAATCGCTGCTCGGCGCAAGCTATCTTGAGAACGGCTTTGGCGCGACGGCCAGTCTGATTCATACGCTCTGGGATGACCAGGTCGAGGGGCAGACCGGCCGTTCCAAACACCCAAAATCCGCCTTGCAGGAATGGGCCGCCGGCAACCAGCGCATGCCGCCTGATTACACGCTGGTAGACCGTTCCGGCCCCGATCATGCCGCACGGTTCACTGTGCAGGTCAGCGTCCACAATGTCGGCAGCGCCGAAGCGACCGCCGCCAGCAAGCAAGAAGCCGAAACACAGGCCGCCAAGGCCTTCATGGAGCAATACGGTTGA